ggggaggagagaagaggtttgCTGTCTGACATGCACCAGACAGATTCCCCAATAAAATCTTCCCTCCAACACATGTAGAAACCCAGCCAAGGGACAGAGACCAGGGGGGATGAGGCCAAGCCAGTAACAATAAGGCAGTGAGCTATGTCGATTGCTGGCGATGATACACTGGTTTTACTAGTACGGCCCCTGCTTCTCGCATTCAGCTGTTTGCTTCTAGTCTATCCAGGGTCTTACACCCTGTTTATTACCGCAGCATCTGTTGTTGCGATGCCcagagctcttcagagcagggagtgGGCTTGCAGAGCGCCcggcagtgagggggcaggggaCCACCCCAATAATCCAGAAGAGAACTAAGGGGGCCCCCACGGCCTCTCACaaaagggggcagtcaggggggctACAGCACActtggggcaaagggggcaacATGCCCCAGCCAGGTGACAGGTGGCTGCAGGAGGAACGAGgggctgcaccccccagccccgaggAGTCCCCAGCTCACCACAGTCCCAGGTGCAGCCAGCACCGCCCCGAGACCCTGGGATGGGAGGGAGCAAAGccaagccagcccctcccccaacctaagtccacccccggcccggcctgtaCCCCCACCCTAGGGCCACCCCCAGTCTGGGCACctcccagccgcccccccccccgccgggcacAGGGGCCGAACTGCGTCAGCAACATTTAGCGCCTCCCCCCCGCGGCCCCATTACCTGTTTTTTCCTTTTATCCCTCTTGCTCTCTCACCCCCTTTTCTCTCCATGGAGATTTGCACATGCGCACTCGCccaacgccccctccccccgcaccgccGCTGCTGCCGCCATTACCGTGCAGGGCGGAAACAGGGCGGtaacccggccccgcccctccctgagCCACCACTCGCCGCCATCTTAGTAAGGGGCGCTCTGCGCAGCTCGTTTTCCCTCCCCGCCGCCATCTTAGTGCCGGGCACCTTGCGTCAGGGCTCCCGAGCGGGCGCCATCTTAGTACGTGGCGTTGTGTTCCGTTGTTTCCGGCGGGCGCCATCTTAGTTCGGTGCGCTCGCCATACCAACTTCCGGCGGGGCTCTCTTAATACCCCCCCCAACTTCCGGTGGCGGGGAATGCCTTGGGCCAAGCGGCGTCTAGCAGGCGCCATTTTGGTTGAGGGCAGAAGACAGTTCCGGCCATATTTGCTAGGGGCAAAGGGCATTCCTGCCCCCAGGCTGCCCCTTGGGAGTGGGGTTAGTTTACTGCCCTCATAgataggtggggccttgggggtgTTGCCCCATGCCCTTTTTACTCCCTTCTTATAGAGTTGGGAGGGTTTAACCCCCCATATTAGGGTTTTACTCCTCTTTAGATTTGGGGGTTTAACCCTTCACCCCTCTATTAAGGTTCCCCTCACCTGATATTGGGTTTTACCCCCTAGGGGTTTTTttaaccctcctcccccattttacGTGGCTTCTCCATTACTGGCGATTTGCAACCACGGCAGCCCGTTCTGTGCTCCTCCACAAATGCCTTTGGGAGGGAACCCTGCGGGGTACCACAAATGCACCCTCGTGTCCTTCTGCCATCAGCTTTCCCTTCCAGTGCCCGTAGGCACACAGCAGGTGTCGCTCCCCCAGCCTCTTATTAGAGTTGCCAGGCGCCCGGTTTCTGACCAaaacgcccagtcgaaaagggaccctggcagctccggtcagcactgctgaatGGGCAAGTCTGGCCAGTGGTGCAGcagggttaaggcaggctccctgcctgtcgtGGCTCCCGGAAGTAGCAGCTCTGACTCCTAGGCGTAGGGGAAGACAGGGGcttctgcgcgctgcccccaccccaagtgccagctccgcagcttccattggccgggaaccacagccaatgggagctgtgctttaaccccctgacccagcgctGATCACCCTCCCACTTTCCAAacacctcagccccagcctggagccccctcctgcaacccaaatccctcatccccagcctcactccagagcacacacccccagccagagccctcgcccccccacacacccccaccccacccccttgccctagtcctgatccccctcctgccctccgaacccctcagtcctagccctgagcatcctcctgcaccccaaacccctcattcctagcgcctcccagagcccgcaccccagccggagccccccTGTGCCTtaaccccctgacccagcactgatctccctcccactctccaaatgcctcagccccagccacaccccagagcctgcacccccagtcggagccctcacacaccccaaccgcctgccccagcctggagccccctaccACATTCcacacccctcagccccagcctggagccccctcctgcaccccaaatccctcatctccaGCCATACCCCAGAGCCtatacccccagccggagccctcacccccccaccccaacctcctgccccagcccggaacctcctcctgcaccctaaacccctcctttctggccccaccccagagcccacacaacCAGCCCAAAGCCtgtacccccttccacaccccaaccccctgcctcaacccggaGCTCCCTCCCATACCCTTGGCTCCacttcccagcccagagcctgtaaagtgttgttaggttttttttatatatatatcctctACTAAAAGGATTTGCTTACTTCCCCTTTATATAGGCAgttgcctagtggctagagcactggactgggactcaggagacctgggttcaatttctgcctctgatctgctgggtgaccatgcctccctgtgtctcagttttcccatctgtaaaatggggataatgttactGACCTTGGCATAGGGGCTGGCTCCTGAGCGGGTGAGGCACCCAGCTTATCTGTGACAAACTCCACTAAGGGGAATGAGCCAACCAGATCTACCTGTGGTGAGTTAATAGCCTCACTAGCTGGGCAGGCAGTTAATTAGATAAGAAGCTGTTGGGCTTATGAGGACTCGAGGAGGAATTTAGCCCTAGAGCAGAGAAAGGTCCAGAGGACAGAGACTATTCAGGGGAGCTGGTTCGGAAGTGACTATCAGTGGTGTCTCACCTCGCTGGAGAAGCTCAAGTTCAAGGCAGGGAATCCAGCCTGAGAGTGCTTTGGGGCTAGAGGGGTGAAACATAAGACTGATTGTCCCAGGGTGGGGATCCGGTGGAGCAGCTGCATGAAGCTTTCAGTTATGCCTTTGTGTTGTGCTTTTTCATTAAATGAGAGAGTCCCTCTGAAGAGGACACTCCTTAATAGTGGAAACCCTGCTTGGACTTGTTTATGCCCCAGGtgaagggaaattgaggcaggagcTCACCTGTAGCACCGTGCCTGACCACAGGGGACGTGCTGGGGGACCACCCCCACCGCCCTGGGACAATCAGTCTTATGTTTCACCCCTCTAGCCCCATAATAGACCTCATTTGGTTTGGGCCTCAGaccaaaaaataaatcaaaacaaaaccgaAAAACTGCTTggcttgaaccaaaactgaatatttttattttttctcaccAAAGCAAAACAAATCGTTGGTTTGTTTGGTTCGACCTGAAATAATTGTCGTCGGTATTTGGTGTTTCAGGTCATTTCAGGTTGTTTTCACcccttttgttgtttttgttttaggaaATAAATCAGCTAAATGAAACCCTGCCTCGAAACAAACAGTTGAACTGGTGCCTTTCCATATGAACGGTTTCCacttgtttgatttttgttttccttttgtcaaACCGCTTTGCCCTGAATTCATTCATAGGTTTGGGGCCctgaaaaaatgcatttttcagcaaatttactatctcccccccccccccccccacacacacaccacctcccccccccccaatattcaTCCTGCTCTAATAAGGACCCCCTCCTAAAATCCAGACCCAAGTACCGAGgtagggtctgattctcatttatactaatgCCCTTTAACTCCACTGTGGCAGGGCCTTAAAGCGGGTGTATGTTACACTGCAGCAGGGGTAGACAATGCTGCTCGTTGGTGGCTCCGTTCCTGTTTCTGGGCTGAATGCTCTTCACCTCATGGGAGGTTCTGCAGGGGTGCATTTTGTCTCCCCTCCTGTTCGGTAGGAATGTGGGGCCGTGGGGAGGGCTAGGAAGGAGGCATGGGCTGCAGTGCTTTCGGGATGCTCAGTATCTGATCCAGCCAGGGCTATTAGCGGTCTAGCCCAGGGTCTCAGGGAGATGAGAGCGAGCTGGCTGAAGCTCAATCTGGATCAGACTGAGGTGATGCAGGTAGGACAGGGAAAGCAACTAGATGGGAAGGCGAGGCTAGTATCTCCCACAGCAAGGCTAGTATCTCCCGCTCTGACTGGGGGCATGAGCCCACCACCCGGGACCTGGGGTTCGCAATCTGGGGGTCGTAGTGGATCTCCAGCCGCAGCGGGATGATCTGATAGGAGCAAGACCCAGGAATGTTTTTCCCCTCTGCACCTGACCAGGAGATTGCAGCGGTTTCTTCCAGGTGCGGGGGCCACGCAGCGTAATCCAGGTTTTGGCCAGCTCGAGCCTGCGTTGCTGCAGTGCTCCACGGGGCCAATCTGGAGAGTCAAGCAAGTGCAGAATGCGGCACCCAGCTCCCTAAGCAGTGCTGCTTGGGGGCAGCACGTCACTGGTGCGATGTGATCTGCGTCTAGACTGAATTTGAGCTGctgagtttggttgataaagccTCAATGGGGCTGGGACTTTGCTGGCAGAGAGACCATCCTGCCGCAGCTGCGATCAGGGGAGACTGGACAGCCTTTCCCCCTGGCCTGAAATAGCCCAGGTCTATTGACCTTCAGGGCCTACTGCAGGACACATCTGTTTACACCAGCTGCTACAGAGCGGGGTTGGAGAGACATCAGGCGAGGGCAGCGGGGGATCTcatcttcatagaatatcagggttggaagggacctcagtaggtcatctagtccaaccccctgctctaagcaggaccaatccccagatagatttttgccccagatccctaaatggcccctcaaggattgaactcacaaccctggggtttagcaggacaatgctcaaaccactgagctaaccctccaTTTTCTCAATTATAGCAGGGGTGACTAGAGCCTTAGACAGGGcttcttttaaattttttttgtctAAACCTAATCATCTTTCCCCTTCGCCTTAAGAGTCCTGTGCACTGCCAGAGGAGGGGGAACAGGTCTGGGTGGAaggaaatgagaatcaggcccgtcATTTTTCAAACCTCGCTCCTGCCCCACAGTCCTCACCTATTCCACCCCGGGGCTTCACATAGTTCTGCTGGTGTTGAACCTTCAGTGAGCCTAGCTCCTGTCCAACTAGCTCAGCAGAAATACCTAGTGCCCGGCCTGCGCCATTCCTTGCTACTCTAGTCTGGCTATCCCATGAGCACCTCGGCCCAGTGAGACCAAgcattggccctgatcctgcaatgggcccctgtgcccatgcagagccccattAAGTCAACAGGGCTCAGCGCAGGGAGCTGGGCATGTGGAGCTcctggcaggattggggcctgagtGGTTTTGGTGAGGTGAGCCAATGGGGATGAAGGCCCCAGCCCTTACTGGGTTGGGCATGGAGAGTGCACccccccagtacacacacacacattttcaaatcagacaggatttgaacccagctctTCGCCTGCAGAAGGCCTAGTTGGCGATGCCACTGGCCTCGCCTTTTGAACTCATTTCATTTGCACACCCTTTAAAGTGACATGAGCCCTTTGTGCATTGTATCGGCAAGGCACGACATGGCCCCGTTCGGCCCAGTTCACCCCAAGCACCCGCGGTGCCCTACTCTGGTGTGGTGTCTCTGGATTGCCCATTCAGGAGGACTCAGCAGCACAGGGCCAGAGGATCTCGTTTTAAAAGCCACCACCACAACTGCACGGATTTCTTCCAAACTATCTTTATTAGTCCGTGATAAGGTAGAGTAGCTACGAATCGTTGTCAAACCCAACCCAGCTGCCATCTCAGATTAACAAGGAGTTGGAGAACCCAAAGAGACCAATGAAATAAGACTACTAATGGAGCAACGTGGAGAGAAAAGTGAGTGGAAATCCAAGGACTCGGCTGCCGCTTTCATAAATGACAGGCAGCAGGAGGATGGATGTTAGAAGTGGACATGGACTGTACGTCCCACCTAGCTCAGCAACCAGCTGATTCACGCTCATTTCCTACAGTAGATTTTCTAGGGCTTTAGGCAGTGTCCCTGCGTAGAAACCTGCCATCTGCCCAGAGAAAAGGGACAGGCTGGGCTGCAGAGGTGCAAGATCTCCTACATATGTGCTAACCGTGCCCCGGAGGGGGCATCAGAGAGGAGTCCAGCCACCGATAGCTGATTCATTCTTTGGCCTCTCTGTTGAGCCTGGCGACCACAAATAAGGAGGCCGAGCAGTGCCAGTGATTTCTCTGAAATTACAAGGAGCTGACTATAAACAGCTGATTGTCCTACCTTCTTTGAGGAACAACCATCAGCTGCTGCCgttaagtttcagaggggtagccgtgttagtctgaatctgtaaaaagcaacagagggtcctgtggcacctttgagactaacagaagtattgggagcataagctttcgtgggtaagaacctcacttcttcagatgcaagttactccacgaaagcttatgctcccaatacttctgttagtctcaaaggtgccacagaaccctctgttgccaTTAAGTTGTAACCCACCTGGGCAGGCTGAAGTTTAGCAATGAAAGGTTCTGTGACCTACCGGGCTGGTCCTTGCCGCTAAGGGTTGCAGACTAACAGGAGGCAGGGGAAAGCCCTGGGGCTGAATTCAGGAGAGAGGAAACTTCCTTGACCTGTTTATTTCCTAAAAGCAAAAGAGGAGAGGActgcaaaggggtgggggagctgggagcaagatTGCTGTGGTTCAGCCCAGTGCCGTCTCTGGAGAGACCCTCCGCTgctcttgttttaaaaatcatgacCCCCGTGTCTCCAGGGCTGGTGTTCCCTCGCCCGGGGATGGAGATAGGAACTGGTGACCTCACTCAAAGGtgctgctggccctctgcagctcccagtgaccagTGGGTTTTGTGAGTTCTGAGCACCTTGGAGAATCCAGCCTCGAATTATTGACAGGAGCACCAGCCCCATGGCTTTCCCCACCCACCCAATGCCAAGCTGGGCCAGGTTCAGCCCAGGTGGAAGTGGATCTAGCTGGCTGGAGCAGCCCTTGTTCTCGTCTGCGCTGCAGATGAACATCACTATTCTGGAGGAGACGCGGAGGGAATGGCTGGCTCAACGATCGTGTCTGAGCAGCGTTCGCTCTGGCTGAGGCTGGAGCTCATGTGGCCTATCGCAGTTCGGAGGGGTTGCTCCTGGAAAGCAGACCTCTCCCCTGCACCACACAATGTTTCTTCCTGCTGCACAACCCAACCCTCCCAGCCCCGATCGTCTGGTGTCAGCCACCCGCAGCAGGGCTGGACTCGGAGCAGCGGGTGCAGGATGGTGCATTAAGGCCGTAACCCACGTTGGTTGAGATTTGGCAGCCCACCAGTCAATGAGCATGGAACTGTCCCCGCCACTCCCTCACAACTCCGACCCTCCGCAGTCCCTGATTTCAAAAGCCAGCGACCGCCGCTGCTGTGGGAGaggccccactgcctcttccATGTCTGACGGTCGCTGGCCAAGCCTGGGCATGCTCAGCCTGCTCCTTGCTGTGGGCTCCTGGGCGAAGGGCAGTGGCTCCTGGTCAGGCGCCAGGTGCGGTTCGCAGGCCGTGTCAGGCAGGGGCGGGTGCTTGCCCAGAGCCAGGGCGTCTGGAGACAGTAGCGCGCTGGTGCAGCTCAGCGGCCTCAGGGAGCGCTGGCCCACAGGCTTTAGGGCAGGCCTGGGGAATGGTGGGGGCTTCTCCACCTTGGGAACACCGTGCATCTCCCGACCATCCCCCGCGCAGTAGGTCTGCATCCTCCGAACCGGGGCCTGGGCCAAGTGCCTCTGCTTGGCCAGGGCCACCGCCGTGTCGAAAGACATGCTGCCGCCGTTACGCCAGCTGGCTCGCCTCTGCTTCTGGAGGGAGGTCTCGGCGGGCTCACGGCTCTCTGTGCTGCTGGGGCACTTCTCTACAGGGCTGGGCGGGGGAAACTCCTCGTTCGACTCTGTGCCCTCTGTGACGCGGCAGCACGCACCCAGGCTGACAGGGTGCGACTGCCTCTGGAGAGAGGCCCCCTTCCCCAGGCTGGTCTCCCCACCGCTGGAGCTCTTCTCCGAAGCAGAGAGCTTGGGCCACGTGGATGCTTCACCCAGGTGCATCTTCATCTTCACAGTAGGAGGCATCCTGGCATACTGAGGCTTGGGGGGCACTATGGGGACGGATTTCACCTGCTGGACTCGGACGGTGCTGGAAGTGACTCTCATGGGGGCGCTCCCGTCAGGGCGCACCCCAGCCGGTGTGTCAGGCTCGGGGAGAGTGGGAAGCTCTGTGGGCTTCAGTGGCCCAGATTCCAGGGGAAGGCTTGTGGGGCCACTCCACAGCGACGAGGAAGCGTCAGACCAAGACGCAAGATCCGAGCTAGTCTCAAGCAACGGAGCAGCCTCAGGGTCGCTCTCGTACCCAGGGGCGGTGGGGGCTTCATGGCCTGTCCCTAGCAAGGAGATGGAGACCTGGGGACCACTCTGATCCAGGGGGACAGTAGTGGTCTCGAGGCCTGTCTCTAGAAAGGGGGCAGTGGACATGGGGCCACTCTCGCATATGGGGACAGTGGGGAGCTCGGGCCCTGATCCCGGTGAGAGGGCAGGTGCGGTCTTCATTGCAAGAGGCTGAGGTGGGCCCTTTCCACTCTCCGGCTGTTTGGTCTCTGGTGTGGGAAGAGCCGAGCCCCCTTGGCCCTCCTGCGctctcacttcctctggggcacgtCCGTCGGCCTCCTGGCCTGGAGCACACGGAGCcagctctgcctcccttagccttGGGGCCTGCACTTGCTCATCTCCGGCATGGCTGGCTTGGGCTCCATGGCCTTCGCTCTCCGGAGCCCATGTGCCCTGGTGCTCCTGCACTGGCGCTACATCAGTGGTGGGCTTAGTTCTGGGTGGGCCAGGGCCTGCTTCAAGATCATCTCCCCCTGTTACATTTATGTCTTCTTCTTGATGGATGGCTGGGCTGGACTCCACagcctctccctcagccccgTCCCCTTCGAGCCCCTCTGGCTGGCGAAGGGGGCCGTGGGGATCTTCGGCGGCTTCCTTGCTCCGACATGGCGAGGCTAGTTCTGGAGCATGAGGGCTGTCTGGCAGAGGCACCTTGGTGCTGCTGCCTTCTTTGGACAAAGAGGAGCCATTGGTGTCGCTAGCTAACGGCCCTTCCTCAGCAGGTCTTGGGGGCTGGTTGCTCAGCATCTCCTGAGCCATTTCGCCACCCAGCGCCCCATCTGGGAGAGGCACATCCCACCCGTGCTCCGTACCGAGCTGTCGCAGCTTCTCTAGGTCAGGAGCTAAGGGGCTGAGGTCATCGTAGGCGCTCAGGAACACGTCCTCGGAGTCCGTCTCCTTGGAGAGCTCCTCGGTGTCGGAGCAGCCGGTGGCCATGTAGTACTGCTCCTCATTCATGCACTCCTCGATGGAGAGGTACTCCGGGGGCGGCTCCACCGAGAACTCCGGCTAGGGATTGAAAGCACGCAGAAGGGTCACTACGCAGGTTGGTCACACCACAACCGCAGGCGCTGTCACTGGCACGAGTGTGGCCTTGATTTGGCTGATGGAGGTTTTAACAGCCTCCAGTTTCCCTGGGGGGGTGGGCACGGCTGGCACGGGGTTCTCAGCCGGGGCCCCTCCGCTCTGCATTCACTTCCCCACTGGGCCTGTCATAGCCAgaatttgcctctctggtttcccaggagtgggaagaggtggcTGGGGGGCGTGGGTGAGGGGCATTGCcccctcttcagggcaggggtctTGCCTCCTTCTCTAGCACCCTTTGGGTGCTACAGAGACGGCATGTAGTAATGAGGGGACAGCGTTCCTACAGGGGGGCTCAGACAATGGACCGATTTGTACCAGGTATGTAACCTGTAATTAATGTGCCTACAGGAAACAGTAGCTGCATAATACAATCTATCAGCTGGAGTGTCTGCCTGTCCGTCTATCTAATCTATCCATCCTCCTACtcacccctctgtctgtctgtccatccccatacacagtcGTTTAGCTGTCCATCCAGCCATGCCTTCCTTCCTCTCCAACACATCCCTCTATTTATCCATCCCCAGCCTCATCCCTCTAGCTATACATCCAGCCAtgcctctctcctcctttcctctccaTACATCTGTCTGTCTGCCCATCCTCACACCCACCCCTGTCCGTCTGTCAGTCCTCATACACAGCCCTCTAACCTTCTGTCTGTCCACCCCCATGCACACCCATCTGTCTAGCCATCCCTTTCGCTCTTCCTACAACTCCTAGCTCACTGCTTCAGTTTCTAATACACGGCTGGTGCTAAAGGCCAGGATATAGATTTCAGCACGACCGGGAACTTACATTCATGAACCTGCTCTCCATGTCGTCATCCATTCCTGGGAAGCCATCCAGCATGTCCCCAGCAAAATCGGAGGTGGTCTCTTCCAGCAAGCTCTTCTCTGGCTGGTCGCCTTCCGTGCCACAGTCCTGCCAGGTGTCCTGGTTGTCGAGAAACGAGAAGGAGTCCTGCACCTCCATGGACAGCCTGTTCTCCTCCGAGTCCAGAGCACTCGCCGGCTTTGTATCTGCTTCAAGAATTAAACACAGAAGATGGATTCAGCAAGGGGCCCCCGCAGCCCTTCTAGTGACTGTCGTTCTTCACAGGTCCggactccagccctgggctcaggaGAAGACTCGCGCGTGATGAGTCTAGacgtcccaggttcgatccccaCTCCCTTTCTGTTGCCTAAGCAGCTCACTGGGTGCAGATGAAGGCAGAGAATCCATCCCAGCTTTGTCCACTCCAGGCTTAGCCCCAAAGGGATGGGGCTCCCACCACTTCCCCTCGGAGACTGTTCCACTGGCCAACAGACCTTCAGTGGGTAAATTCTCTCTTGGTGTAACTGGGTGAATAAAGGCTACTGCCGTTCATGGAGCTGCACCcctttacaccagcagagaagttTAGCCTAAATTCCCCCTTTCTTAACTTCATCACGTTCACAGGTTAGCCCAGAATAATTTGTCTCCGTGGCCACCGCACCCTCCGGACACTTGAGGAGTGTCACCTTATCTCCAGGGCTCTGTATGCTCTAGAACAAGCTAGCTGGAAATTCAGTGGCAAGGTCCCTGGATTTGGGGGGTGCTCCTGTGCAGCAGGTCTCTGGCGCCTGTAGCAGCTTCATTTAAATATCCAaaatttgagggtttttttaatgaaatatgtAAAGGGGGAAGGGAAGTTTGTAGATATTAAGGCCCAaatggaccattagatcatcaagTCTGATCTGTAGAATTTGACCCCCTTCCTCCTgtgttgagcccagtaacttgtgtttggctaaaggaTGTCTCCCAGAAGGCACCTGCTCCGGATCCGAAGACATCTCAAGCTGGAGAATCCATCACTCCCCTTGGGTGCTTGTTCCGGTGGTTACCCACCTTCACTGTTAGAAATTTGCTTTATTTCTAACTGGAACGtgcctggctttaacttccagccactgggtcttgttctggctttggttgggggtggggagcaggagacCATTGGAACCTTCAACAGAATTGGGGGCATTGGCTCTTTTGGGGGGCACACACTTGGCCTGAGAAATCCAGTTCAATGAGGGCCCGGGGCATCAAGAGCTCTGTGCTGGAAGGAAGCTGCccaagggagggaaggaaggaaggagacacCCAGGAGAAGTGACTAGGACCAGCTCCATTGCCTTGAAGTTCTGCTCAGCTTCTCCTGTGCCTGATTCTGGGTCTGCACAGTTAGAAAATTTTTCCTACTCATCCAGCTgaaactcccttgctgcaatctAAGATGATTCTTTCTTGTCCTCCCCCTTTGGTGAATGTAAGAATGGCccaactgggtcagaccaatggtccgtctagcccaatatcctgtcttctgacagtggctggtgccagatgcttcaccgggaatgaacagaacagggcaattattgagtgatctatcCTGTCACCCAatcacagcttctggcagtcagaggtttagggacacccagaacatgggttgcttctctgaccatcttggctaacagccattgatggacctatcctccaggaacttatctactTAGTTTTGgcacccagttatatttttgccCTTCAttacatcccctggcaatgatttccacagattgactgcggtgtgtgaagaattacttccttttgtttgttttaaacctgcagcctattaaaGTCATCGgctgacctctggttcttgtgttatgtgaaggggtaaatccttattcactttctccagtcatgattttatagacttctatcataccgccattagtcgtctcttttccaagatgaacagtcccagtcttttaaatctctcctcctaCGGAagctgctccagacccctaatcgtttttgttgctcttttctgtactttttccaattcaaatacatctttttttgagatggggcaaccagaactgcacgcagtagtCAAGGTtggggcgtaccatggatttatataatggtgttgtgatattttctgtcttaatctatccctttcctaatagttcctaacattttgttagtgtttttgactgctgctgtacatggTAACCTATTACTTAAATCACCCTCTGTACTACATGATGGAGGGTAGCTAATGCAacgcctattttttaaaaaggctccagagactaTCCCAGCAATTCCAGGccggtaaacctaacttcagtacctggcaaattggttgacactacagtaaagaacagaaatatcagacatatagatgaacacaatatattggggaagagtcaacaaggctttagtaaagggaaatcgtgcctcatCAGTCTATCAGAATTCTCTGAGTATAtcaagaagcatgtggacaagggtgatccagtggatatagtgtacttggactttcagaaagcctttgccaGTGTCCAtcagcaaaggctcttaagcaaagtaagcagtcatgggataagagggaaggtcctctcatggatcagtaactggttaaaagataggaaacaaa
Above is a window of Chrysemys picta bellii isolate R12L10 chromosome 20, ASM1138683v2, whole genome shotgun sequence DNA encoding:
- the ARHGAP30 gene encoding rho GTPase-activating protein 30 isoform X2, giving the protein MSLAMKARQKVKRKGAAKDRVFGCDLLEHLQHSGQEVPQVLRSCTEFVEQHGIVDGIYRLSGVSSNIQKLRQEFDSDRCPDLNKDVYLQDIHCVSSLCKAYFRELPNPLLTYQLYDKFADAVAIQMEEGRLVKIKEVLKELPSPHYRTLEFLMRHLVHMASYSSQTNMHARNLAIVWAPNLLRSKDIEASGFNGTAAFMEVRVQSIVVEFILTHVEQLFRDAPLCGSDRENLRKSLLLSGLGLPGVHPDSQTMSYNLPTMLNQGDGPPQIRPYHTIIELNDHKRKGSLKVKKWRSIFNLGRSSNDSKRKPAKAEEKDDKSIKVSLRPAKSMDSLSSVPDANDDNARLGRKRSQKQAPQRRESFDSPSSREESFLESDEYPEGKFKGEEGQQTLESESEASAKSEPTTPKAGRASLVGGAPQGRSPMTARNRAEKCAGVHISVPFSVTVPFHITSNISLSRLTRGLECPALSYSPLDKEALERSSKELEAEEGLSAKLPLDEEDHVDTKPASALDSEENRLSMEVQDSFSFLDNQDTWQDCGTEGDQPEKSLLEETTSDFAGDMLDGFPGMDDDMESRFMNPEFSVEPPPEYLSIEECMNEEQYYMATGCSDTEELSKETDSEDVFLSAYDDLSPLAPDLEKLRQLGTEHGWDVPLPDGALGGEMAQEMLSNQPPRPAEEGPLASDTNGSSLSKEGSSTKVPLPDSPHAPELASPCRSKEAAEDPHGPLRQPEGLEGDGAEGEAVESSPAIHQEEDINVTGGDDLEAGPGPPRTKPTTDVAPVQEHQGTWAPESEGHGAQASHAGDEQVQAPRLREAELAPCAPGQEADGRAPEEVRAQEGQGGSALPTPETKQPESGKGPPQPLAMKTAPALSPGSGPELPTVPICESGPMSTAPFLETGLETTTVPLDQSGPQVSISLLGTGHEAPTAPGYESDPEAAPLLETSSDLASWSDASSSLWSGPTSLPLESGPLKPTELPTLPEPDTPAGVRPDGSAPMRVTSSTVRVQQVKSVPIVPPKPQYARMPPTVKMKMHLGEASTWPKLSASEKSSSGGETSLGKGASLQRQSHPVSLGACCRVTEGTESNEEFPPPSPVEKCPSSTESREPAETSLQKQRRASWRNGGSMSFDTAVALAKQRHLAQAPVRRMQTYCAGDGREMHGVPKVEKPPPFPRPALKPVGQRSLRPLSCTSALLSPDALALGKHPPLPDTACEPHLAPDQEPLPFAQEPTARSRLSMPRLGQRPSDMEEAVGPLPQQRRSLAFEIRDCGGSEL
- the ARHGAP30 gene encoding rho GTPase-activating protein 30 isoform X1, yielding MSLAMKARQKVKRKGAAKDRVFGCDLLEHLQHSGQEVPQVLRSCTEFVEQHGIVDGIYRLSGVSSNIQKLRQEFDSDRCPDLNKDVYLQDIHCVSSLCKAYFRELPNPLLTYQLYDKFADAVAIQMEEGRLVKIKEVLKELPSPHYRTLEFLMRHLVHMASYSSQTNMHARNLAIVWAPNLLRSKDIEASGFNGTAAFMEVRVQSIVVEFILTHVEQLFRDAPLCGSDRENLRKSLLLSGLGLPGVHPDSQTMSYNLPTMLNQGDGPPQIRPYHTIIELNDHKRKGSLKVKKWRSIFNLGRSSNDSKRKPAKAEEKDDKSIKVSLRPAKSMDSLSSVPDANDDNARLGRKRSQKQAPQRRESFDSPSSREESFLESDEYPEGKFKGEEGQQTLESESEASAKSEPTTPKAGRASLVGGAPQGRSPMTARNRAEKCAGVHISVPFSVTVPFHITSNISLSRLTRGLECPALSYSPLDKEALERSSKELEAEEGLSAKLPLDEEDHVADTKPASALDSEENRLSMEVQDSFSFLDNQDTWQDCGTEGDQPEKSLLEETTSDFAGDMLDGFPGMDDDMESRFMNPEFSVEPPPEYLSIEECMNEEQYYMATGCSDTEELSKETDSEDVFLSAYDDLSPLAPDLEKLRQLGTEHGWDVPLPDGALGGEMAQEMLSNQPPRPAEEGPLASDTNGSSLSKEGSSTKVPLPDSPHAPELASPCRSKEAAEDPHGPLRQPEGLEGDGAEGEAVESSPAIHQEEDINVTGGDDLEAGPGPPRTKPTTDVAPVQEHQGTWAPESEGHGAQASHAGDEQVQAPRLREAELAPCAPGQEADGRAPEEVRAQEGQGGSALPTPETKQPESGKGPPQPLAMKTAPALSPGSGPELPTVPICESGPMSTAPFLETGLETTTVPLDQSGPQVSISLLGTGHEAPTAPGYESDPEAAPLLETSSDLASWSDASSSLWSGPTSLPLESGPLKPTELPTLPEPDTPAGVRPDGSAPMRVTSSTVRVQQVKSVPIVPPKPQYARMPPTVKMKMHLGEASTWPKLSASEKSSSGGETSLGKGASLQRQSHPVSLGACCRVTEGTESNEEFPPPSPVEKCPSSTESREPAETSLQKQRRASWRNGGSMSFDTAVALAKQRHLAQAPVRRMQTYCAGDGREMHGVPKVEKPPPFPRPALKPVGQRSLRPLSCTSALLSPDALALGKHPPLPDTACEPHLAPDQEPLPFAQEPTARSRLSMPRLGQRPSDMEEAVGPLPQQRRSLAFEIRDCGGSEL